The DNA region GATAATGCGTTCCACCCTTTTCTCGGTATCGGATGAATAAATAAATGATTTCAGAACACGAGGGCTTTCCCCGAGGATCACCGTGGAGCATCTGCCAATAAAAACAGCAGGGCCTTTCAGCTCGATGTTTACCATTGTCCGACGAATTCCCTCGAACAGCTCATAGACTGTGTTCTTCCGGTTACGTGCGTAGTCCGAAAAAGCAGCAATGTCATACAGAAAGCTACCTGTACGCTGCTCGTCGTAGGTTTTCAGCAGTTCGATAGATACACCCTGGGCTTCAGCGGCTTTGATCAGCAACTCACCGTCATAGTAAGGTATTCCTGCCAATTCGGCAACACGCATACCGATCTCACGGCCGCCGCTTCCGAATTCTCTTTCGATTGCCAAGGATTTCATGGTTGTCTCTCCCTTCTGATTAAGATGCTTTGTCAAACTGGCTGTTGTATAGGTCAGCATAGAAACCGCCCTGTGCCAGCAGTTCCTCATGCGTGCCCTGTTCGATGATGTCGCCTTCCTTCATCACAAGGATCAGGTCAGCGTTTTTAATGGTAGAAAGCCGATGAGCGATCACGAAGCTGGTTCTGTGCTCTGTCAGCGTATCCATAGCCTTCTGCGTCATCAGCTCCGTCCGTGTATCGACCGAGCTGGTCGCTTCGTCCAGGATCATCATTGGGCTGTTTTTGATCATGGCACGAGCAATGGTAAAGAGCTGCTTTTGCCCTGCGGAAATGACCACATTTTCTCCAAGCACGGTATCAAAGCCATTCGGAAGCGTCTCGATAAAGTGATAGATCCCACACGCACGGCAGGCCTTTTCAAGTTCTTCGTCCGTAACCCCTGTTTTGTTGTAAACGAGATTTTCACGCACGGTTCCGTCAAACAGCCAGGTGTCCTGCAGCACCATGCCAAACAGCTCGTGGATGTTTTCTCGTGTCAAATCGGAGGTAGAAATACCGTCAATGCGGATATCGCCGCCGACCAGATCAAAGAACCGCATCAAAAGGTTGACCATTGTTGTCTTACCGGCACCTGTAGGACCGACGATAGCGACTTTCTGCCCCGGCTTGATGTGAGCAGAAAAATCTTTGATAATGATTTTGTCCGGATTATCCGGATAGCTGAAGCGAACATGGTCGAATTCGACCTCGCCATGCACCTCGGTCAATTTCTCGGTCTTATAGCTTTCATCCGAAAGTTCTTCCTCCTGCAGGAAGTCGAATATCCGATCTCCGGCGGCAGCTGCCGTCTGCATCTGCGTCATACCCTGTGCCAGTGTGCTGAGCGGGGAGGTAAACAAGCGGACAAACATGATAAATGCCGTGATTACGCCAAAGGTGATCTGCCCATCCATAACCAAAGCCGCACCGATCACACAGACCGCTACATAACCGAGATTGCCGATCACATTCATCAGCGGCTGCATAACGCCGGATAGAAACTGACTTTTCCGGTTTGCATCGTAAACCGCACGGTTCATCCCGGCAAAGTTCTTTTTGATCTCGTTGTTGGCACGGGAAATGCGTACAACATCATGGCCGGAGTACATTTCCTCCACATAGCCGTTGAGCTTACCGAGACTCTGCTGACGGGCGACGAAGTATTTTTGAGAACGGGACATGATTACCGCCATTACAACGAATCCAATCAGCGTAATGGCGATCGCTGCAAGCGCCATTCGCCACTCCGTCACAAGCATCATAATCAGGCAGCCTACGAATTGGGCAACTGCACTGATCATCGACGGAAGGCTGTTGGAAAGTGCCTGCTGAAGCGTGCTGACATCATTTGTCACACGGCTCAGAATATCGCCGTGCGAGATTTTCCCAAAGCACTTCATAGGGACCTTATTGATTTTATCGGAAAGATCCCGCCGCATTTTCTTGGACAGATCCAGCGTAACGGTAGCCATGATATATTGCTCAATATATCCGCACACTTCACCGATCAGATAGATCGCCAGCAGGACGCCTCCCACCTTTGCAACGGCAGAAAGGTCAATGCCGGTCATCAGTCCGTCTGAGATCAGATCCGTGATACGACTAAGCTGGTTTGGCCCGATGATCGTCAAGACAGCGCCGATCATGGAAAACACAAACGCAATGATCATTGGCAGCCGCAATTTTGAAGAATAGGTAAACAGTTCTTTCAGAACGCCCTTTATTCCTCGTTTACTTTTTTCGGGCACGCCTGTTCGGCGCCCCATCATTTGATTTCCGTTCATTTACAGAGCACCTCCTTATGCGCCCAGTTCTTCGGCGGACAACTGCGACATGGCAATTTCTCGATAGACAGCACAATTCTTTATCAGTTCCTCATGCGTACCGATCCCAACGGCCTTGCCTTCATCCAGAACGACGATCTTATCGGCGTTGCGGATCGTACCGATTCTCTGGGCAACGATCATGCAGGTAACGCCGCCGAGCTTTTCGGCAAGACCTTTTCGCAGCGCTGCATCGGTTTTGTAGTCCAATGCGGAGAAGGAGTCATCGAAAATCAAAATCTCGGGATTTCTCGCCAACGCACGGGCGATTGCCAAACGCTGCTTCTGTCCGCCGGAAACATTGGATCCGCCCTGTGAAATCGGTGCATCTAATTTGCCGGGCAGTTTTTCGACAAATTCACTTGCCTGGGCAAGTTCCAAGGCTTTCTGTGCGTTTTCGTCGGTAGGAACTGCGGCGCTTTCACCGAACAGCACATTATCCCGGATGTCACCGGCAAACAGAACCGCTTTCTGCGTTACATATCCGATACGGTCGTAAAGGGCGTCGAAGGTGTATTCTTTTATATCCTTTCCGTCGATCAGGACCGTGCCGGAGGTCGTGTCGTAAAAGCGAGCTGCCAGGCTGATGAGCGTTGTTTTACCGCTGCCGGTCGCACCGATAAATGCAATGGTTTCACCTTTATTCACCTTAAAGCTGATGTTTTCCAATACATCCTTATCCGAGGTGGGATAGTGGAAGGAAACATCCTTGAACTCGACTGTGCCCACTTCGGGAGCGTTGTCCGATTTTCCTTCCCGTAAGGTGATTTTTGCATTCAGCACCTCATTGATACGCCCGGCAGAAACCTGGGCCGAAGGGAAGAACATTACAATCATGACCATCATCATAATGGACATGATGACATAGGTTGCATAGGTGCCGAATACCATAATGTCACCGAATGTTGCGATCCTCGCTGCGACATCTGTAAGTGCGACCTTTTCCACGATAGATGCGCCTACCCAATAGACGGTCAATGCCAAAGTATTCATAGCGAACGAGACAGCCGGCATAAGCATCGCAAATCCGTGCTGATTGAACAGCTGCGTTCTCATCAATTCGTCGTTGGCCTGCTCAAATTTTTCCGCTTGATATTTCTCGGCATTATAAGCGTGCACCACATTGATGCCCGTCAGATTTTCACGGGATACACGGTTGATGTTATCCGTCAATTTCTGCACACGGCGGACACGCGGCACGATCACCGCAATGACGATTGCCATCATGGCAAGCAGCGCCACGACAAAGCCGGCGGTGATAACAGACAGCGTCCAGCTTTTGTTGATGATCTTTATGACCGCCCAAATCGCCATGATCGGAGATTTGATCATAATTTGCAGGCCCATTGCCACAAGCATCTGGATCTGCGTGATGTCATTCGTCGTGCGGTTGATCAGGCTCGGAACAGAAAACTGCTGCATTTCATACTGACCGAAATCCGCCACCTGATTAAACACCTTTTCACGGATTGTATAGCTGAAGCCTGCGGCAGTCTGCGCTGCCAAGTATCCGCAAATTACCGCAAGCAGAGCGCTTGCGAGCGTGCAGCCGAGCATTTCAAGCCCTGTTTGCCAGATGTCACTCATTGCGCTGCCAGGGGTCTTGATAAGTACTGTCAGGTCGCTCATATAGTCCGGCAGGCGCAGATCAAAATAGATCTGACCCAATACCAGAATGGCGCAAAGCCCGGCAGTCAGCCACTCCTTGCGTTTCATTTTCTTTAATAGCTCAAACATATTGGTTTGCTCCCATAATCTTTGTTGTTTATAATACCGTTAAGTTCGATACTTTGCCATCAGTTCCTTAAACAATTCCTGCGTCGAGGGCGGCGTATAGGTAATAGCGTTGGCCCCGGCCACGATTGTCTCATAGATGCTTTCGTTGGTTTTCCCACCGGATGCAACCAGCGGAACATTCGGAAACTCCGAGCGGATTTTTCGTACAACATTCGGAGTCTCTTTTCCGCAGGCGATATTTAAGATCGCAGCGCCATGCTGCAAACGGCTGGCAATGTCCGTGCCCTCATGCGTCACCGTGATAATCACCGGAATATCTACGGCGTTGCTTACAGCCAGAAGATTCAGATCGGAAATCGGTGCATTCAGCACAACTCCCATAGCACCTTGCGACTCCACGTCCTTCGCCAAGGATACCGTCCTTATTCCCTTGGTCGTCCCGCCACCAACGCCGCAGAACACCGGGATATAAGAGGAGCGAATGATTGCATCGCTGATCGCTTGCTGCGGAGTAAAGGGATAGACCGCAAACACGGCATCGGCGTCACAATTCCGAATAATTGCAAGATCGGTGGTAAAGACAAAGCTTTTGATCCTGCGTCCGTTGATGATAATTCCGCTGGCTTGGAAAACCGCCTCCGGGATCTTCAGAATATGCTGCCGCAAACGGCTGCCGATCTGAGGGATCTGCTCCTTTTTCATTTCTTCCATACTGCATCTCCTGTATTACCAGTCGGAGTTTCTGCGGGCAAAAGCCGCAATAATGCTTTCGATGCCGAACAGGATCAGATAGATTGCCACCATATAGCAGATCGCTCTGAGCGTTACAAAGGAAAGCGCCGGACTAAAGATCATCACAAATCCGAGCACAAGCCCGAGAATGTTCAGAATCAGTGAGAAATAGTAATAAAACGGATTTCCAATCAAACGAATCAGGTTTGTCCTTGTCAGCTCGGATATGCAGTGGGCGATAAACCAAATCGGGAGAAGAATCGTCAGTGCCCATTTCCCGACATTGGGATTGGCGATCAGCATCACGCCGCACATAACGCTTAAAATCCCAGAGATCAACGACAGCATCGGACCGAAGCTGATAAAGCGGGAAAGCCGGGCATATACCACGAGATCTTCAATGCCCATCACAATGGCGATCACGCCGTAAATAACGACCGCTCCCGTCAGCATGCTTTCCGGGCGGATAAAGGCAAAGATGCCAAGCAGGATCAGGAGCACGCCGACGATCAATTCGCTCCATCCAAAGCCGTTTTTTCTTTTCATACCGCATTCCCATCCTTTCTGTTCAAAATCGTCATGAATTCGCTGCCCGTAATGGTCTCTTTCTCGTAAAGATAGCTTGCAAGTTCATCCAACTTCTTGCGATTGTCTGCCAGCAGACGGCGAGCCTTTTCATGCTGCTTTTTGACAGTCTCCACGACCTTCTGATCGATTTCTTTTTGTGTATCCGCCGAGCAGGCAAGCGAGGTATCGCCGCCGAGGTACTGGTTGCTGACCGTCTCCATCGCAACCATATCGAATTCATCGGTCATACCGTAGCGGGTAATCATCGCACGGGCAAGTTTGGTTGCTTGCTCGATGTCATTAGAGGCACCGGTTGTAATCTGCCCGAATACGATCTCCTCCGCCGCACGGCCACCGGTCAGCGTGGCAATTTTGTTTTCCAGTTCTTCCTTGGTCATCAGAACCTTATCGTTCTGCTCGACCTGCATGGTGTAGCCCAGTGCGCCGGAGGTTCTGGGGATGATCGTGATCTTCTGCACCGGTGCGGAAGCCGTCTGCAAAGCAGCGACCAGCGCATGGCCAATCTCATGGTAGGCGACGACCTTCTTTTCATCATCGGTCATGATGGCGTTTTTCTTCTGATAGCCGGCGATGACGACCTCAATGCTTTCCTCCAGGTCTGCCTGCTCTACGACTGTGCGCCCACTGCGCACCGCACGGAGGGCAGCTTCGTTGATGATGTTCGCAAGCTCTGCGCCGGAGGTTCCGGAGGCCATACGGGCGATGGTATGGAAGTCCACATTGTCCGCCGTTTTGATCTTCTTCGCATGGACCTTGAGGATGGCTTCACGACCTGCGAGGTCAGGCAGCTCCACGGGAACACGGCGGTCAAAGCGGCCGGGGCGGGTCAGCGCCGGGTCAAGGGACTCCGGGCGGTTGGTCGCCGCCAGAATGATGACGCCGTTGTTGCCTTCAAAGCCGTCCATCTCGGTCAGAAGCTGGTTAAGCGTCTGTTCACGCTCATCGTTGCCGCCTATCTGACCATCGCGCTTTTTACCGATGGCATCGATCTCATCGATAAAGACGATACAGGGCGCTTTTTCCTTGGCCTGCTTGAACAGGTCACGCACTTTTGATGCACCCATACCGACGAACATCTCCACAAATTCCGAGCCGGACATGGAGAAAAACGGAACACCGGCTTCGCCTGCAACAGCCTTAGCCAGCATCGTTTTGCCGGTACCCGGAGGGCCTACAAGCAATACGCCCTTGGGCATAGATGCGCCGACATCGGAATACTTCTTGGGATTATGTAGGTAATCGACGATTTCGGCAAGATTTTCCTTTGCTTCATCCTCACCAGCGACATCGGCAAAACGGATGCCGTCCGTGGACGGAACGTAGACCTTGGCATTGCTTTTTCCCATACCGAACGCCATCGCATTTGGGCCGCCTGCCTGGGACATCATTTTCTTCGCCATATACTGTCCGAGGGCAGCAAAGATCAGGATCGGCAGAATAAATGTCAGGAAAAAGCTGAGCAGCGGAGACATGCCTTTTTCAATATTCCGTGTGAATTTAGCTCCCGATGCATACAGCCGCTCGGTCAGGGTGGGGTCGTTCATTTCGCCAGTCTTGTAGATCTGGGTATTGTCCTTGTCTGTGAATACGATCTCGGAATCGGCAACCTCTACGCTGCCGATATCTTTATCCTCGATCATCTTCATAAAGGTACCGTAATCAACCTCTTTCACTCTGGCATTTGCAAGCAACGGAGAGATGACCATGTTGAAAACCAGAATGACCAACAAAACAATGCCGTAATAATAGATCAGGGGTTTTCTCGGTGACTTAACTTCTTTCATACTTACCCGACTCCTTTTCGTTCATTGTGGTGAGTATACTGTCCATTTCTAAACTGAAACGAAACAAACCGGAGAAAAAACTCCGTTTTGCTTCATTTCGTCAGCCATCGAGACCTATGTTTTTCTTTGCTGTGGACAGCATAAGCTTGATGCGGTTCAGCTGATTGACCTCGCTGGCACCGGGGTCATAATCCACCGCAGCAATATTGCTTTGCGGGTATGCTTTTTTCAGCGCTTTGATCACGCCCTTGCCTACAACATGGTTTGGAAGACACGCAAACGGCTGAATACAAACTACATTCGGCGTGCCATGTGTGATCAGTTCGATCATTTCTCCGGCTAAGAACCACCCCTCACCGTATTGATTGCCCAAAGACAAAAAGGGTTTTGTCATTTCAGCAATCCGGTAAACAGACAATGGGGCCTCAAACCGTTTGCTTTCGTTCAGCGCATCAGTTGCCGGTTTGCGCAGAGCGGCAATCAGCCTTATTGCCGCCTTGGATACGATGACCGAAGATTTTTTGGTGCCGAGGTATTCCGCCTTGTATTGGGAGCCGAAAACACAGTAATTGAAGAAGTCCAGCAGATCCGGAACAACAACCTCGGCACCTTCCCGTTCCAGCAGTTCCACCAAGTGGTTGTTTGCCAGCGGCATATACTTCACAAGGATCTCACCGACAATGCCGACCCTCGGCTTACGGATCGTTTCATCGATGGTGAAGCTGTCAAACGCATTGACGATTCCACGGCATACTTCCTTATAGGTGTACTGCGTTTTTGAATTTATGAGTGAGTCGATGCAAATATCCTGCCACTTTTTATGGAGCGCATCGGCAGAACCGGGTATGACCTCATACGGTCGCACACGGTACAGGCAGCGCATAAAAAGATCTCCGTAGACGATCGTTTTTGCGGCATCCGTGACTAAACCGGCGGACAGGCTGAAACCCTCATTTTTCTCCATCCCGTTGGCGTTCAGGGAAATGACCGGAATATGGGAGTATCCGGCCTTATCCAAGGCGCGGCGAATGAAGGATACATAGTTGCTGGCACGACAGCATCCGCCGGTCTGTGTCATAACGATTGCCAAACGGTCGGTATCATATTTGCCGGAAAGTACGGCATCCATAAATTGTCCGACCACCGTAATAGAAGGATAGCAGGCATCGTTATTGACATATTTGAGTCCCATATTCACAGCACTGCGATTGTCATTGTCCAGAACAACCAGGTTATATCCGTGCTTGCGGAACACGGGCTCCAAAATATCAAAATGGATCGGACTCATTTGCGGCGCAAGAATGGTATACCCCTTTTCCCGCATTTCTTTGGTGAACTCTGTTCGGTGATACGCCACAGGCTTTGCCGTCGCCCTGCTTTGATCCTGCTTTCGCATAGCCATAGCAGAGAGCAAGCTGCGGATTCGGATACGGACAGCGCCGAGATTGGCGACCTCGTCGATCTTCAAAAGCGTATACAGCTTGCCGGAAGCCTCCAGAATCTCGCTTACCTGATCTGTCGTTACGGCATCAAGTCCGCATCCGAAAGAATTGAGCTGAATCATCTCCAATTTATCATGTTGGCAGACAAATTCCGCTGCATTGTACAGCCGGGAATGATATACCCACTGATCCACAACACGCAAGGGCCGGGACGGCTCAAAATCGATGGGAAGACTATCCTCAGTAAAAACCGTCAGACCGTAGGAGGCAATCAGTTCCGGGATCCCGTGGTTGATTTCGGGGTCGATATGATACGGCCGCCCCGCCAGCACGATTCCGCACTCGCCGTTATGCTTCATCTGATTGAGCAGGCGCTTGCCTTCCGTACGAATATCTGCCTTGACCCGCTGCTGTTCTGCCCATGCCGCTTTTACTGCCGCATGCACCTCCGGTGCGGGAATATTCCATTCCTCACGGCAGAGCTTTACCATGCGGTCAGCAACCGTCTTTTCATCGGTAAACGCCATAAATGGGCGTATGTAGCGCACGGCTCCATTGGTAACGGCTTCCACATTGTTTTTGATGTTTTCAGGATATGAAACAACAATGGGGCAATTAAAATGGTTCTGTGCTCCCAGCGTTTCCTGGTGTTCGTAGAATACGCAGGGGTGAAAGATCGTTTTGATGCCTTGGTTGATGAGCCACTGTACATGGCCGTGCGCCAGCTTTGCGGGGTAACATTCCGATTCGGATGGGATTGACTCCATCCCAAGCTCGTAGATCTTTCGGCTTGAAAAGGGGGATAAGATGACCCGGAAATGCAGCTGTTTGAAAAAGGTTGCCCAAAACGGGTAGTTTTCATATAGGTTCAGCACCCGGGGAATACCGATCGTCCCCCGTGCGGCAGCTGACTCTGCAAGCGGCTCATAGCCAAATATGCATCGGCGCTTGAATTCAACCATATTGGGTGCAGCTTTTTTCCGCTCGGCATTGCCGACCATCTTTTCACAGCGATTTCCTGTGATGTGGCGGCGCTCTCCGTCAAAAACATTTACCGTCAGCATACAATGGTTGGCACAGCCGCCGCAGCGTCTTGTGAAAGAGGAATAGGTCAGCGCCTCGATCTGCTCCAGTGAAAGCATCTTAGTCGGTGTCGGTGCTCCGGTGTAATTGCGTCTGGCGATCAATGCGGCACCGAAAGCACCCATCACGCCGGAAATATCCGGGCAAATCACTTCTGCACCGGCAATTTCTTCAAACGCCCGCAAGACAGCCTTGTTATGAAAAGTACCGCCCTGCACGACGATATGGCTGCCAAGCTCCTCCGCCGAGGACAGCTTGATGACCTTATACAAAGCGTTTTTGATCACGGAATAGGCAAGGCCGGCGGAAATATCCGAAACCGAGGCACCTTCTTTTTGTGCCTGCTTGACATTGGAATTCATGAAAACCGTGCACCGGGTACCGAGGTCAACCGGGTGTTCGGCAAATAGTGCGGTTTGTGCGAACTCTTCTGCAGTATATCCTAAAGAGTTTGCAAAGTTTTCAATAAAGGAACCGCAGCCAGAGGAGCAGGCTTCGTTAAGCATGATACTGTCCACAGCACCGTTTTTCAGACGGATACATTTCATATCCTGACCGCCAATGTCCAGCACACAGTCCACTTTTGGATCGAAGAAAGAAGCGGCCGTACAGTGAGCAATCGTTTCCACTTCTCCGTCATCCAGAGAAAAGGCAGCCTGCAGCAGTGCCTCTCCGTAGCCGGTAGAGCACGCCCGGACGATTTTTGCATTCCCCGGCATTAGCGTTTGCAGTTCGTGGATACCCTTTTTTGCCGCCTCGATTGGGTTGCCGTTGTTGTTCGTGTAGTAAGAATACAGCAGTTCACCGTTTTCCCCGATCAGCGCCATCTTGGTTGTCGTAGAACCAGCGTCGATTCCCAGATAGCAGTTCCCTCGATAGGCGGAAAGCTCACCACGGGCAACGGAAGCCCGAGCGTGTCTGCAGCAGAACTGCTCATATTCTGCGTGACTTTCAAATAGAGCCGGAAGCCGGGGCATTTCAAAAGAGATCGAGACGCCGTTTTTCAGACGCTCGATCAGGGTGTCGATTGGGACAGTGTCTTTTTCCGTGCTTTCCATTGCAGCGCCCATGGCGGCAAACAGATGGGAGTGATCCGGATCAACAGTCGTTTCCGCTGTCAAACCAAGAGTCCGTACAAATGCCTTTTTCAGTTCCGGCAGAAAATGCAGCGGACCTCCGAGAAATGCCACGCATCCCCGGATCGGCTTTCCGCAGGCAAGACCGGAGATCGTCTGGTTCACGACTGCCTGAAAAATAGATGCTGCAAGGTCCGCTTTGGTTGCCCCTTCATTGATCAAGGGCTGAATATCTGTTTTCGCAAATACGCCGCAGCGTGCTGCGATCGGGTAGATCTGCTTGTACTGCTCAGCCTCTCTATTCAGTCCGGCGGCATCCGTTTGCAGCAGCGATGCCATTTGATCGATGAAAGAGCCGGTTCCGCCGGCGCAGACACCGTTCATTCGCTCCTCTAATCCGCCGGTAAAGTATATGATCTTAGCATCCTCGCCGCCAAGTTCAATCGCCACATCCGTCTGCGGCGCACATTTTTTCAGGGCTGTAGCGACGGCAACGACCTCCTGGACAAAGGAAATATCCAACGCTTTCCCCAGATTGATCGCACCGGAGCCGGTAATGCAAACCTGCAGTTCACATTCCCCAACAGATTTCTTGGCTTCTTCCAACAAAGTGGATAGGGTTTCCTGCGTGTGGGCCTGATGCCGTCTGTATTCTCCGTAAAGGATCTCATCGGCGTCATCAAGTACCACAAGCTTTACGGTCGTGGAGCCGATGTCGATCCCGGCACGGTATTTTTTCATAGATGATTCCTCCTGCGCTTATAAAAAGAAGCCGCCTGCGTATGTGCAGAAAAGATAAGTAAACGGAACGGCAAATAAATGACTGTCAAACCTGTCCAGTATACCGCCGTGTCCCGGCAGCAGATTGCCATAGTCTTTGATGCCGCAAATACGTTTGATCACTGACATAGACAGATCACCGAACTGGCCGACAACGGAGGTCATAAGCGCCCAAAGTGCCAGCGTTCCGTAATTTACTTCAATCTTTACAAATTTCTCAACAACGATCCCGCCAAGCAGTGCCAATAGCACCCCGAACAATAGGCCGCCAAGGGAGCCTTCTATGGTCTTATTTGGGCTTACCTTCGGCATTAGCTTATGCCGTCCCAAACCTCGCCCGATCAGATAGGCGGCGACATCCGTGACAAAGCACAATGTGACAGCAAAAATCAGATAATACAGTCCGCTATTCAGGCTTCTCAGCTCCGGAATGGCTTTAAAGAGCACAATGATCAGGAGCACAATGAAAAATGCCTTGACGGGAGAGTCCAAGCTGCAATGTTTTTGCCGTATCATCAGCCAAATGGATGCTACAGTTGCAAAAATAAATGCCACCGTCAGTACGATCTCGGAACGGGGAATGTGTACGAAAGCAGCCAAAACGGCAATGAGCATAGAAAC from Vescimonas fastidiosa includes:
- a CDS encoding phosphatidate cytidylyltransferase, with the protein product MNNTVVLLRGVTTILKRTITGAFITAAVYLILFYSYIPAVILVATAILCAFSVYEIYRATGTIENEVMFTVSMLIAVLAAFVHIPRSEIVLTVAFIFATVASIWLMIRQKHCSLDSPVKAFFIVLLIIVLFKAIPELRSLNSGLYYLIFAVTLCFVTDVAAYLIGRGLGRHKLMPKVSPNKTIEGSLGGLLFGVLLALLGGIVVEKFVKIEVNYGTLALWALMTSVVGQFGDLSMSVIKRICGIKDYGNLLPGHGGILDRFDSHLFAVPFTYLFCTYAGGFFL
- a CDS encoding 2-hydroxyacyl-CoA dehydratase, whose translation is MKKYRAGIDIGSTTVKLVVLDDADEILYGEYRRHQAHTQETLSTLLEEAKKSVGECELQVCITGSGAINLGKALDISFVQEVVAVATALKKCAPQTDVAIELGGEDAKIIYFTGGLEERMNGVCAGGTGSFIDQMASLLQTDAAGLNREAEQYKQIYPIAARCGVFAKTDIQPLINEGATKADLAASIFQAVVNQTISGLACGKPIRGCVAFLGGPLHFLPELKKAFVRTLGLTAETTVDPDHSHLFAAMGAAMESTEKDTVPIDTLIERLKNGVSISFEMPRLPALFESHAEYEQFCCRHARASVARGELSAYRGNCYLGIDAGSTTTKMALIGENGELLYSYYTNNNGNPIEAAKKGIHELQTLMPGNAKIVRACSTGYGEALLQAAFSLDDGEVETIAHCTAASFFDPKVDCVLDIGGQDMKCIRLKNGAVDSIMLNEACSSGCGSFIENFANSLGYTAEEFAQTALFAEHPVDLGTRCTVFMNSNVKQAQKEGASVSDISAGLAYSVIKNALYKVIKLSSAEELGSHIVVQGGTFHNKAVLRAFEEIAGAEVICPDISGVMGAFGAALIARRNYTGAPTPTKMLSLEQIEALTYSSFTRRCGGCANHCMLTVNVFDGERRHITGNRCEKMVGNAERKKAAPNMVEFKRRCIFGYEPLAESAAARGTIGIPRVLNLYENYPFWATFFKQLHFRVILSPFSSRKIYELGMESIPSESECYPAKLAHGHVQWLINQGIKTIFHPCVFYEHQETLGAQNHFNCPIVVSYPENIKNNVEAVTNGAVRYIRPFMAFTDEKTVADRMVKLCREEWNIPAPEVHAAVKAAWAEQQRVKADIRTEGKRLLNQMKHNGECGIVLAGRPYHIDPEINHGIPELIASYGLTVFTEDSLPIDFEPSRPLRVVDQWVYHSRLYNAAEFVCQHDKLEMIQLNSFGCGLDAVTTDQVSEILEASGKLYTLLKIDEVANLGAVRIRIRSLLSAMAMRKQDQSRATAKPVAYHRTEFTKEMREKGYTILAPQMSPIHFDILEPVFRKHGYNLVVLDNDNRSAVNMGLKYVNNDACYPSITVVGQFMDAVLSGKYDTDRLAIVMTQTGGCCRASNYVSFIRRALDKAGYSHIPVISLNANGMEKNEGFSLSAGLVTDAAKTIVYGDLFMRCLYRVRPYEVIPGSADALHKKWQDICIDSLINSKTQYTYKEVCRGIVNAFDSFTIDETIRKPRVGIVGEILVKYMPLANNHLVELLEREGAEVVVPDLLDFFNYCVFGSQYKAEYLGTKKSSVIVSKAAIRLIAALRKPATDALNESKRFEAPLSVYRIAEMTKPFLSLGNQYGEGWFLAGEMIELITHGTPNVVCIQPFACLPNHVVGKGVIKALKKAYPQSNIAAVDYDPGASEVNQLNRIKLMLSTAKKNIGLDG